The sequence TCAACCCCAAGCAGAAGTTGATTCCACCTTAAAATCACTTGCAGCTTGTGCTTACCCTGCATAAATGTGATTCTGCTGGTCCTGAACTCAGCATCATAGCCCTAAATGCTATGGGCTGAAATTGGGCTGAAATTGCTATAGAATGGGGCTGAAATTGCTATAGAATTGGGCTGAAATTGCTATAGAATGTTCCTGGGGTTCTCAGTGGATTCATAAATCCATGAACACAAGCATCATAGCCCTAAATGCTGTAGAATTGGGCTGAAATTGCTATAGAATGTTCCTGGGGTTCTCAGTGGATTCATAAATCCATGAGTACAGACTGGGAGTATTTGGGGAGCAGGACATTTTGAAGatctttaataaattaaaaaaaaataataattaatttgtttttgagACTTTTTCTGAAGTTATGGGAGAAGCTGTTGTGCTGTGCATGACTCCTTGTCTCCTTTGCCAGGTGCCCTGTGATGGATTCAGTGACATTGAGACTCTGGGGTGCCCCAGCCATTTCTTTGAGGATGAGCTGATGTGTATCCTCAACATGGAAGGAAGGTAAGAGAGGGCTGAGAAATGGCAGggatttctctcttttcacCAGTTCAAGGAGAAAAATACCCTGGTTCATGTCTGACCTCAGCTTCTGCCCTTGGTCACTCAATAAACAACACCCCCAGGCTTGCTGAGGCCTGATTTCACAGCAGATTGAGTATTTCCAGAGGAAACCATGGAAACTTTGTCCCACCAGAGGAGATCCTCTGGCTTTGTGgtgctttttgttgtttatttccTTGCCAGCTCGTGGCATCTCTTGGGACATATCCCATgcaccctcagctctgcctaAGCTGTTCCCATCCTCTTGTTCCTTTTTGATTTAAGCCTGGGTCAGTTTGCTGAACTGATTTTCAGGATTAAGTCAGAGCACCAGAGGGAAGCAGGAATCCTTCAGGACTGCCACCCTGAATCCCTGTTCCCTGAAATtccagctttttctttccttttctgagcTGGGGTAGGTTGGTCCAATTTTTGTCCCCAGAGAAGCAACTGAGTTGAATTCAGCCACTGCAAAATTTGCAGTTCTGTAAATTATTCAGCCAGGTGGTAAATAAAACTCCTGGGTTTATCTGCCTGGGTAATCTCATCACCTTGATTAACACTGGGCAAGATGAGTATGTTTATTTGaaggttttatttgctttatttgaaGGTTTTTCTGCTGGTACCACCTACCCAGGCTGGGTTTGGTGTGATACAAAGCTGTGAGAAATGTCCTTAATGGGGCCTAATAGCCTTGATTAGAGGGACTGTTAATAGGGCTTGAAAAACCCCAACTGGAATGGCAATCATctcatttttgccttttcccatcCATTTTATTGCCTGCTCTATTTGAGCTGGGCCTGAGCATCTCTCATTTGACAACTGGTTAAAAAGCTTTTGAGGCTTTGCACTGGCCAAATGCCTCCCCATAAAGCAGAATTGATGCTAATTACACCCTGATTAAGCTGTAGTCAGTGCCATTCAGGAGCATTAGGCTAAATCATCTCCCTGGAAGATATCCCAATAAAGCAGTTGTCCCTATTGAGGATCCCAGTTTATTGGAAGAAGATAAAATATTATGAATTTTGATTGCCCTGCTGTCCAGGAGAATGGAGAGACTTTAGAAAGTGATGGGGCTTTGCTGTAAAAAGTTTTGGAATTGTGTCATCTACAGAGCAACTGTTgatctcctcctgccttttcagagcTACAGAGTTGCTTTTCCTCTGgggaattttgtttttcttctgaatacTATTGGACTGACATTCATGTCCCTCATCAATCCATTTTTAATGCTGGGAGGATGCTTTAGGAGTGGCTCTGGAGAGATACAGTCAGACAGAGGGTAATGTTTTATGAATGAAGTACAGGATTTTAATCAGATATTCCTGAGCTCCTTTAATTAGGATCTGTGTTGTTTCCCCTGATAATGTACCTTCTCAAAAGGATGTATTGGTGATGGGATGAAAATTGGAGATGATAGGAGCAATGTTTTGCAAGTTGTGTGGCTTTTTGTGATAAGGATTCCCCTTTTGGCTTGAAGTGACAGTGCTTGTTGAGAAAAACAATAACCCAAACTGTAAACTTGGATTAAAACTTAAACCAACTGTTTACCCTTCAAATACCTATTTAGAGAAATGCTTCCTCTTGTGTTTAACTGTGCAGGAAAGGTCTCACCTGGAAGTActatgcaaagaaaattctctatttcctacGGCAGCAGAACATACTAAAGAACCTGAAGGAGTATCTGCAGCGCCCCACGGAGAGACAATCCTTCCTGGAGGGTgagtgctgggcacagagcccctAATGCCAGCTCTCCATGCTGCTTTCACCTGCAAGGAGCCTGCCTTGCTCAGATTCCAGCAAACCCTTGCCTAATGGCTCAGAGTTCAGGCTGGATTTTGGATGTGTCTGGAATctttcccatcccacagcagcattgCATCCAAATGTCAGGATGGCATCAGGTGCTGTCGGTGCTGTGTGCTTGAAAAATCACCCCTGGACAGCTGGGCTGAAGGCAGAAAATGGTAAAACACTGCAGCCTTGAGCAAGGTGCTGAGAAAATGAGTCTTGAACAAGGTGTTGAACAAGGTGCTGAGAAAATGAGCTGGAGCTCGGCATCCTCATTACTGCCATTGCTGCTGTGGCCCCTGAGCTGATTCCCAGTCAGttccctgctttccccttcccaggagctcctcagggagcaagcagagggaattgttgTAGCCTGAGCACTGGGAGTGTCTCAAGAACTGAGTGGTGGACTTTGGTGGGAAACAAATCCAAGTCCATTCACATGGTGGGAGGGCACTTACACCtgctaagaaagaaaaagctctttcttctgctgcttctgctcttcaTGTCCTCAGTCTGGTGGATTATTCTTCTTCTGTCTTCTGAATGGCTCAGAAACTGCCAGGAGCTGTAGAAGAGTCCCTTCCTCTTGGTACACACTCCAAAATGTCcctgaaaaaggacaaaagagGCTGGAACACCAAAGCTGGTTCTTGTTAATGCAGTAGACTTTGAAGAAGGGGCTGTTAGGGCaagaagggaaagcaaaaagtgtcattttctagaaaaaaacaaattaattatgAGACTTAGTCATGTGGGTCACACATATGTGTGGTTTGTCTGCCATGAACGTGCctttgaagcagcagcaggaggtgttTTGGGAATTTCAGCACAGGGAACACTTTGGGAGGACAAGAAGGAGACATGGGGCCCTGCTGAATTCCTTGGTTTACAGACCAGTCATGGACATGCTGACAAAGCCTTGTAGGAGGCTGGAAGATGTATGGTCCATACAAAATCCTTGCAGCTGATTCCAAAGATTGAAAAGAGGAGGCTTTGGAAAGAGCAGTGGTGCCAAGGAGAAGgttctgtgaaaagaaaatattttcctggagGGGCTTGTGCAGGAGGAACACAAAAGCTTGTTCTGTTCTGTGTTGTGTTAGGAAGATGGAGAGCAGGTGTGGAAGAGAAAGATGAATGTAGCAGATAAGGAAATGATAAACAAGGATGATATGGAGGGTGTGACAGGGAGCAATCAGTTTGAGTGAAGCTGGGATTGTTTCAGGCTCTGAATAAAAATCTCTGTACCCTGGGGAGatgccaggggctgcagagctggtcaAGCCTGACCCAGCAGCACTCCTGCTCGAGGTACAGATACCTTTCAGCGTGGTGGAGAGGGCAATTCTGAGTTCAGCTGGAAATTTCTCCTGTCAGCTCACTCTGTGCATTTTGTGTATCCAGGAGATGACTGCAGGTTCAGACACTGGGCTCTGCTGTTCTGCTGCAACCGCTCGCTGCGTGCCTGGAATGTAGAGCAGGCAAAaccaagcaaagaaaaaactgaaGTCCTGTTTCTTATGCAGTTTGTTTTTTCCAGGTGCTGTTTTGATTGATCAATACTGTAACCCCCTGTCAGACATCTGCCTGAAGAGTGTCCAGGCTCAGGTGGACGATATCACGGACAAAGTGCGCAAAGTGCTGCGGACCAAGAACCCCAGGCACCCCAGCTTGGCTTCCAAGGCAGGTACTGTACAGAAATGTGCCttcctgcagagccttcctgcccctctgcacagctggaacagctggGGAGTTGTGGCAGCTTAGAGAGCTGTTGTTTTTATCCCCTGGCAAACGAAATTGTGACATTTACTGAAGCCGTCATTCAAGAAACAGCTGTTCAGTAGCCCAGGGTTCAGTCCATCTGATGCTGAAAGAATTGGGAGGGGAattctattttttcccatttgtctCTGGAATCTTATTAGTCCTGTTATCtacagctgagctgtgggacTGGGAAATAACCTCTTTCCTGCTCATCTCAGAAAATCATCAGTGGAAAGGTGCATGTTTATCATCTGCAAAGGTCAGGCAGCATCTTGCTCCTTGGTTTTATAAACACTGAGTAATTTCTGGCTTCCAAGGAGAGACTGAACCTGCCCATGTGAAGATTTCATTGCATAAAAGTTGAGTGCTcttgttttctctgtctttATTTCACTGCATGTGTTTGCAGGAGAGGTTCTCATTCCAGAAGTGGAACTTCAGAGGCAGGTGCTCGATGCCATGAACTGTGTCCTGTATGAGCAGCTGAAATACAAAGGAAATGAGCTGGATTACTACAATTCCCTGAATTCCTACATTCACCAGGTATGTGTGTGTCAGGCAAAAACTGTGAGGCTGCAAGGCTTGAGACACTTTATTTGTCTGAATGTAGCCAGACAAGTCATTCTCTGTGAAGAACAACTCTTAAATAAATCTGTTATCCTTCAGTGCATATTCTGTCAAGTTGCATTTTCAGCTGTGAAATCAACCCTTGAAATTCATGTTTTTCTTAAGTCCCACTTGTGtttttgtcacatttttctCCCCCAGGTTTTGATCCGCAGGACAGGAATTCCCATCAGTTTGTCTGTGCTTTATTTAACAATTGCCAGGCAGCTGGGAGTCAAACTGGAGCCTGTCAACTTTCCCAGCCATTTCCTACTGCGATGGtgtcaagggaaagaagggTGAGTGACCTGCTGAACTCTGAAATTGTGCCCACAGTGACAAAAACCAGAACTTATTTACAGCTCCACACCTGTGTGAGGGTGTTTAATTGTGTTCCATCTGCctgttcagagggaaaaaacagatCTTTAGGAAAGATTTCCTAGAACTCAGTTCTGGTGCTGCTGAATGCTAACAAATTTCTTGCTCTAGACCTAGAGGAGAATGTTTAGTTATTTTCCACATGGAATTATAACCTatacagaaggaaaaaccaGATCTTTAGGAAAGATTTCCTAGAACTCAGTTCTGGTGCTGCTGAATGCTAACAAATTTCTTGCTCTAGACCTAGAGGAGAATGTTTAGTTATTTTCCACATGGAATTATAACCTatacagaaggaaaaaccaGATCTTTAGGAAAGTTTTCCTAGAAcacagttctgctgctgctgaatggTAACAGATTTCCTGAAATAATAATACCCATGAGGTGATGTGAGAattatggaaaagaaagaaggtaCCAAGTAATCTCTGTttggaaaggagctgggaaatgAAGATGTTTAGGAAAGTTTTCCTGAAAttcacttctgctgctgctgaataaTAACAGATTTCCTGAAATAATAATACCCATGAGGTGATGTGAGAATTATGGAAAAGAGGAAGGGTACCAGGTAGTCTGTGTTCAGGAGGGAGCTGAGGAATGAAGGTTGGAAGTGCTGAGGGATGAAGAGAAGCAGCAAACCCTGCTTTACCACGAGACCCTGCTCACAGTTTGTGCTCTCTGTTGCCTCCTCagaagcacagatatttttgACTACACCTACATTGATGCCTTTGGGAAGGGGAAGCAGCTGACAGTGAAGGAGTGCGAGTACCTGATCGGGCACCACGTGACAGAGGAGTTCTATGGAGTGGTGACCTCCAAGGAGGTGCTGCAGCGCATGGTGGGGAACCTCCTGAACCTTGGCAAGAGGTGAGCTGGGGATCCATACCCTGGGAAAAAGGACCTGGGATGCAATATCTGAATGTCCAATATTGCTGCTTCCAAAAGGTGTCACTCACCTCATGAGATCATGAGAATTCCCTGTGTCACAAGGCATTTTAATCACCTGcatggaaacaaaaatatttagtgAAAGAGTTCCTCTCAAGAAAATAGAcaagatgttttattttctctgtgaaaagCTGATAGGGACTGTCCAACTTTTCCTGTCATGTGGTAGGCACAACCCCCATGTTCAAATGAGCAGAGATCCTGTTGGTGTGTAGAACATCAAGTTTTGTTTCCAAATCCTCCTGATAATCCCTTTCCTGAGCAGCCACAGACAGACTCCCAGAAGTGGAAGGATTGCTGTAGGTGTCAGgggaacaaaaggaaatggcTTGGGGAGTGAATTCTGTGTGTGGGATTATCTGACCCAGGAGAAGAGCAGCGGGTGGGAGGGCAGAGTTCAGTGATCAGGTGTGGGGTGCTTTTCCTTGTAGCAGGCTGATGTGCTGGGTGACAGTCTGTGCTGCAGTCACTGCTGGGAGCATGCTGGACCTGCAGCACCATTCTGGGggctccccctgtccctgggagctctggggacagggttGCAGAGCCTCACAGGTGAGTTTCCTTTCTGCTGGCAGAGAGAGCACTGACCAGTCctaccagctcctgagggaCTCCTTGGACCTGTACCTGGCCATGTATCCAGACAATGTGCAGCACCTCATGCTCCAGGCCAGGTTATACTTCCACCTGGGAATCTGGCCAGAAAAGGTACCTGGGCACT comes from Molothrus aeneus isolate 106 chromosome 18, BPBGC_Maene_1.0, whole genome shotgun sequence and encodes:
- the FBXO21 gene encoding F-box only protein 21 encodes the protein MAAEAAGPAGPGTGSGGGTGLTDLPGELLELILCCDVLGAADIGRVSCTCRRLREACQPRGKVWRERFRLRWPSLLKYYSHSDSVSWLEEYKARHNAGLEAQRIVASFSKRFFSEHVPCDGFSDIETLGCPSHFFEDELMCILNMEGRKGLTWKYYAKKILYFLRQQNILKNLKEYLQRPTERQSFLEGAVLIDQYCNPLSDICLKSVQAQVDDITDKVRKVLRTKNPRHPSLASKAGEVLIPEVELQRQVLDAMNCVLYEQLKYKGNELDYYNSLNSYIHQVLIRRTGIPISLSVLYLTIARQLGVKLEPVNFPSHFLLRWCQGKEGSTDIFDYTYIDAFGKGKQLTVKECEYLIGHHVTEEFYGVVTSKEVLQRMVGNLLNLGKRESTDQSYQLLRDSLDLYLAMYPDNVQHLMLQARLYFHLGIWPEKVLDILQHIQALDPSQHGAVGYLVQHTLEHIERRKEELGPEVKHRSDEKHKEVCFSIGLIMKHKRYGYNCVIYGWDPACMMGHEWIRNMNVHSLPHGPHQPFYNVLVEDGSCRYAAQENLEYNSEPREIPHPDIGRYFSEFTGLHYLANTELEIRYPEDLELTRATVQKIYSSGKE